The Vicinamibacteria bacterium genome includes a region encoding these proteins:
- a CDS encoding DUF971 domain-containing protein, which yields MNGPAPTPEPIEVRHEKGARRLVVSWDDGHSSTFPLDYLRSWCPCASCQGHAPNAKYLDLHDQELVQVEAVGNYALAPTWGDGHNTGIYSFRLLRALCPCPACGGEKR from the coding sequence TTGAACGGGCCCGCCCCTACCCCGGAGCCGATCGAGGTCAGGCACGAGAAGGGGGCCCGGCGGCTGGTGGTCTCCTGGGACGACGGCCACTCCTCCACCTTCCCCCTCGACTACTTGAGAAGCTGGTGCCCCTGCGCATCCTGCCAAGGCCACGCCCCCAACGCGAAATACCTGGACCTTCACGATCAGGAGCTCGTCCAGGTGGAAGCGGTCGGCAACTACGCGCTCGCGCCGACCTGGGGAGACGGCCACAACACCGGCATCTACAGCTTCCGCTTGCTGCGGGCGCTCTGCCCCTGCCCCGCCTGCGGGGGGGAGAAGCGCTGA